The genome window tcAGATAAACACATCTGTTTCTTCCTCCTCTCATTATTTTATATTTGGTGGATACATTTATGCCATTGTGGtaattttaatatgttattttataGACAATAAAAGAACATAACGTGGGTTTTAATAGTATTTATTTGTTCATCTAAAATTAGGGTTGGAAACAAACCGAACGTCTAGCGgaacagtttgtgaaccgttcggTGGAAAATTTGtctgtgttcgttcgtttattatacaaacgaacacgaacaagaaatttcatcCATTTAGTTAAAATGAACGAATATGAACAGAGGCcctgttcgttcatttatgttcgtgaacgttcggcaacatgttcgtttgtgttcgatagttcattagtgtttttagtttttttattttatttaaagactttaaaattccgacaaataaaatatctaataagtgtcggtgtattatatattttgttgatAAATGCTTATTTGTGTTCATTGGTTTCCAGTTGTGTTTATGAATATTAGTTTGTTCTCATTTGTCTTCATGAACGTTTGTTTTCGtttgttgcctaaaattaacaaacaaacacgaacaagtccatttccttaacaaacaaacacgaacaagttcatttccttaacaaacgaaaacgaacacgaacataaaatcccgTTCAGTAGTCGTTCATAAACAGCTCATAAACACATATATTTCCTTACAAACGAACACGAATGAGGTCTTGTTCGTATTTGTTCAGTTCGTTGCAGCCCTATTTAAAAGCATAAGTGAACCATAAAACTCTCCATTTTATAAAAAGATATATAACTGAAGCAATGCTTTTTGACCGATTCTTTAACATAAGTTACGATTTATAAATAATCGTTTTTAGCCATAGTTATTAAAGACGCTAGGCGCACTTAAGGTGCATAGACCTCGCCTAGGGCTTAGGCGCAAAGCGCAAATAAAGCAAGGGTCTGAGAAAAATAAAGCACATAATGAAacaaattttaaaatatattatgtattagaaaaaaaaatactattcttcaaataaaataatcaaagtcTATTATGTAACACTTTATATCATCTAATTAGTACCAAGACATTAGTATATTAGTGTAAAAAAGTAGTTTTCCCTGAACAAAAGTAGAAATCTGGCTAGAATCTTGGtggaatttagagaatttggcagaAAACTCTCCGGAATCGGGGAATCTCGCCGTAATGTACGCCTGAACCATCACCTgaagaattaaagcgcaatttcctcgACTTGAAACGTAACTACCCCGCATCGTCTGAAAAATGGGCCTAGACACAAGAGACGACTTTTAACAAGTATATTTTTATCATCTTAAACAATTCCAAAAGATGACGATCTAAAAAATATCTTAAAGAATTCAAAAACGACAAACAACTTGGGTAGATGAACATAATTGTTTGGATGTTGATTTACAACTAACATTGAATTGAATGAACGTATGACACAACTTTTCAATTTCAATTTAACGTGTTGAAATTAATTGTTGGTTATTTAAATGCAAACCTAGATTATTTAGTTTTCACTACTTTTTCTTTTATGGTGATAGAATTATTAATCACCAAGGTGTTACAAGAGGCTAACAATTTAACGTGTTGAAATTAATTGTTGGTTATTTTAATTGCAAATCTAGATTATTTAGTTTTCACTACTTTTTCTTTTATGGTGATAGAATTATTAATCACCAAGGTGTAACAAGAGGCTAAAAAACAAACACTATTTTACCCTACTTTTTTTTAACGGAAactttggatcactgacggaccattagagtatcatcgtgtcaccaggggaaccatccgatcatatctatctccactaggcataatgcctatacaccaatttaggaggaaacccaataaatatgggaaaacccctcttgtgggaatcgaaaccaggacctattggtcctaAAGTCATATCCCACCCCAatatgccactaggctataaagccatagACTTTACCCTACTTTTAGTTAGTAAATCATTAGTTATTAtttatagagtaaattgccaaaatcatccctgaggtttgggcatgtttaccattttcatccaaaacaacattTTTTTACCATATAGCCCTTCACGTttgggattttttgccattttcatccaaacgtctgaatttttttgccaaaatcgtccttgagatttgtgattttttgccattttcatccaaatgtttgatagaaaaaataaagaaattagacatttggatgaaaatgacaaaaaaatccCAAATGTTAAGAACTATATTGTATAAAAAattgttttgaatgaaaatgacaaacatacccaaacctcagggacgattttggcaatatACTCTTATTTATATTCGTCTATGTTCTAGAATaattaaagagtaaactgccaaaatggttcttgaggtttggtcacttttgccactttagtccaaaactcaaacattttgaatctgggtacatgtggtttcaattttgttgtcattttcatccaaaatcaaaatttggtaagatttttcagttaacgtccagtttttttgttttttttctccccgttttaatgaagggcaaaatgatattttaacgttttattataacaaattaaaaaaatcagactattttgcccttcattaaaagggagaaaAAAACTGAATGttatctgaccagattttgattttgaatgaaaataacaacaaaattaaaaccaaaaccacaaggacccagattcaaaaggtttgagtttttgACTAAAGTGAGAAAAGTGATCAAACCTCATAGACCATTTTGACAGGTTACTCATAATTAAATTACTCCTCATGTAATATCTTTTAAGAAAACTAATTGAAAATGGTTTTATATCTTTTGTTTTGGTTCGTCTTTTTTGTATTAAAATCGGTATTTTAACattcatacacacacatataaagtttccccctttttaaatttttttataaagaaaaatagTGTTTCTCAAAAGGATAGATGCGTGTATAAAATAGATACGTGAATCTGATTTTTGTGTCATGTTTATGGGCTAGATACAAAGTACTTTATAGAAACATGGCAATACAGAAATGTCACGTATCATTGTGTATGGGTTTATGATAGATATTTTCTAGAAATAAATGAGTATAAAGATAAGATACACACgtataacaaaatatatatacttaaatttaaaaaataaattatttgaAGATACATTTACGTATgacaaaaatataaaataatttttttaacaagTTCAAGAATCTGCAAGACACTAAACTCAAAAATGCCATATAATTGACATTTAATATTTCTACAATCTTAATAAAAAATGCACATATTCTATATAGTTACAGTATGAAAATGGATGACTAATGTTATGCAGCCCTGACCATTGGTCAGGGTTTTTGTCATGTCGCTGCATTGACACTTATAATTTTTCAactttttaaaaattatataatcaTTGTTTATATTTATGTACGTGTCAGTATAAATTAAAGTTGATTACGTTTCTTTGAAAATAGGTAGGTTTAGATATAATATGTTTTTGCTTTTTTGTACGTTTTCATATGGTCTACGTTTTGGCATAAATTTTGTTTTACAACAAGTTGGGTCAGgtataatatgttttcattagACTGTATAATTCGACTTACTTTAAGTTTCGGCGCCACCGCAACGCGTGGTATCATtcttaacttaaaaaaaaacataattccGTACGGCATAAGTTCGAGTTGGTGTTCGATGTAAATTTCTTATGCAAATAAGTCGGGTCATATATAATACGTTTTGTGCTTTTTTTTTATGTACATCCTTAGTTTATCTACGTTTTGATGTAACTTTTGTTCAGAAACGATTCAGGTGTTGACGGTACAAATCCGAGTTACTTTACATTTAACCTATACTTTTAACCTATATTAACTAAAATTACATGATTTATTAGAGATATTCACTAGCTTattattgttgttttttttttgggtaggTTGCAGAGAGAATGATGAAGAGATACCCAGCAGATCCAGTGTTCTTCCTGAGAGTTATTCTGATATTACTATCCACAAAATTGGGAACCCTTTTGATATGTGGATttatttgtttggacaccaaATGGCCATTTATTCATAGTTTTTCTGATTTGGATGTTAACAAGAGAGAAAAGATTCTTCAAAGATGGTCAAATACTCACAAATCTCTTATTCCAATGAGGATTGTGTTTGTGATGGTCAAGCTTATgtgcttcttcatcttcttctctttGGTAAGTGCTACAAAGATTCAGtttactatttatttatttttgagttaaatggcattttagtctctgtggtttgggctatttagtcagtttagtctaaagattttatttttcgtatataggtccaaaaaggtttcaccgttgtcattttagtccactgagttaacttcatccattatttctgttaacaaGAAGAGCGATTCGGttattttatatggccgaattgtccttctagttaacagaattacatataaaatggctgaattgcccttcttgttaacagaaaaattggatgaagttaacccaatgcactaaaatggcaacggtgaaacctttttggacccacaggcgaaaaaagaaacttttggactaaactagcaaaatagcccaaaccacggagactaaaatagcatttaactctttattttttttataataatttaaaGGTGTTAAATGTGTCGTGTTAGTGGATTGACATATTATAACCAACATGAAGCTGAACATGAGATCTTGACTGCTGACACAAATATGACCCtttaacccaaaaaaaaaaaaaattgttttcttttatttcatACTCTATAATCTATATACTCTTGAGTTGCAGATTTTAAACTAAAAAACAAATGTGCATAAAATAATTACTTTTAAACTATAACATTTAATAAACTCATTTCTCTTCTAGTTTTTTTAAGTTTAGTTctcttctatttttttttttaatttggcaTAAAATTTACCAATACATATAATATTCTTTTGAAAtattacaaaataataataatgaaagGGTCAAACTAGTGAGCACGTCAGATCGACCCAAACACGACTCATTTATCTAAATGTGTTCGAAGTTCAACACGAAACTTACCCAAACTCGATTATACTCAACTCAAGCCTGCAAATTTCGTTtcgtgtaaaaaaaaatcatgcccctaaatgattattttcctgCTTATGTAATAATATTTTTTCTTGTTAGACTAATGAAAATTCAGAAAATCCTTCATGGGAAGCGATCGGGTACGATGGCAAACGGCCGAATGATGGTCCGGTTAAGCCACGAAAAGAGAGACCGCTCGATAAAGGCGTTGTGGAGACAGAGAAAGAAAGTGATGCAACATTCATGGAGTTGGTGAAAAGCAAAGGTCTTGAAGTTAAAGATAGTGAAGACGGGTTTTATGACATCGAATGTGATGTTGTGATCGTTGGTTCTGGTTGTGGCGGTGGTGTTGCGGCTGCGGTTCTTGCTAGTGCGGGCCACAAGGTGGTGGTGGTCGAAAAAGGTCATTACTATGTTCCCGAGGATTACTCGCTTCTCGAAGGGCCATCGATGAATGAATTATACGAAAACGGTGGATTACTTTCGACTTTAGACGGGAAGATTACGATTTTTGCTGGATCGACTGTTGGTGGCGGCTCCGCGGTGAATTGGTCCGCTGCCATCAAGACACCGGATGACGTTCTTGATGAATGGGCTGTGGAAAAAAAGATTCCTATGTTTGGGACCTTGGATTATCGATCAGCGATGGAAGTTGTGTGCGAAAGGATCGGTGTTACGCAAAACTGTAAAGAAGAAGGATTTCAGAACAATGTACTTCGGCGAGGGTGTGAGAATCTCGGGTTAATGGTGGAGACGATTCCACAAAACGCGTCGGAAAATCATTACTGCGGTTCGTGTTGTTACGGTTGTAAAACCGGGGATAAAAAAGGGACCGATTCTACTTGGCTTGTGGACGCAGTCGAAAACCGAGCTGTGATCTTCACCGGTTGCAAAGCAGAGAGATTCGTATTCGAAGAAAAAGACAGTCGAAAAAGATGTCGGGGCGTGCTTGCCACCGCAGAAAGTAGTACCATCACAAGAAAACTCCGGATCAGAGCGCGAGTGACTGTTTCCGCCGCCGGATCCCTCTTGACCCCACCATTGATGCTTTCTAGCGGGCTCACGAACCGCCACATCGGTCGAAACTTACACGTTCACCCCGTTTTACTCGCGTGGGGATATTTCCCACCGGTTCCAGGAACACCGAGCGGGAAGTGCTACGAGGGGGGAATCATCACTTCCCTTCATAAAGTTAAATCAGCCGGAGAACAATCGAACCATGCAATAGTAGAAGCCGCCTCTATGGGACCCGCATCATTCGCGGCAATGTTTCCATGGGTCTCTGGTGCTGACATGAAGAACGATTTGCTCAAATACCCGAGAATCACAAAACTTTTCTCATTAGTTCGAGATCAAAGCTCCGGCCAAGTTCGAGAGGAGGGGAAAATCACCTACAGGCTAAACGACATCGATAAAGAGAATCTGAGAGTCGGTTTACGACAAGCGTTGAGGATTCTAGTTGCCGCCGGAGCTGAAGAAGTCGGAACATTCAGAAACGACGGCCAACGGATAAAAAGCAAAGGCATCAAAAGTTCGGATTTGGAAGAGTTTCTTGACACGGTGACAGCCCCTGGCGGACCGAAATCAAGAGTCGAAAAGTGGACGGTATATTGCTCGGCGCATCAGATGGGGAGCTGTAGAATGGGATGCAACGAAGACGAAGGCGGCGTGGATGGAAACGGAGAGAGCTGGGAAGCAAAAGGGTTGTTCGTCTGCGATGGTAGTTTACTACCGACGGCTCTCGGGGTAAATCCGATGATCACTATAGAATCGACGGCGTATTGTGTATCGAAGAAAATATGTCAGGCATTGGAGAAAGGGAAGTTTTCCGATTAATCGGAAATCGCAGGTTTTGTAATCATTGTACTAATTGTATTAATACAtgaaattatataaataaataaaataattaatccGGACGTTTTACAGTGTAAACTATGTATACAGTTTTTGATCTTTCATCCATGAAGGTTTTTTGGCTTTATAGTAAAAATGTGCTATTAGCTGCACCAACTCGTCGGCTGTTCGCGACTCTGCATATCACAAATCTGAATTATAGTCAAATGATGATTGTTAGTTATGGAGTATCATTAAATGACTAACAACATTCTTACGTGTTTCCCGGTAAATGATTCTGTTTCCTCGTAAAAACAGAATTTGTGGGCATTCGCGAACCTTGAGAGCGTACGCGAGGTCTGTCTCGAGGTTCATGTCGAGCTTTACCGTCTACATTCAGAAACAAGTAACGTTAAAGCAGCATAAACTATGTATGAGTTGAATAAGGGTTAAATTCATTtctaacgggtcaaataaagatTCGTTTGTGGGTTAGCCCAAAATGTtttaacttgtgtaaaagtggCCCGTTTTGACCCGCTTGTGTTGTCATGAGGGGTTATAACTTTGAAGCATACCCGAGGCGGCAGCCGATCTTTTGCACTCCAATACACCTTAGCAGCCTTCTCTAACTCCTTTAAGGCCCTCCAATTTTCACTTGCCCTGTAAAACCCGCAAAGCAAATCAGTAATAATACAACTCACTCAAATCAACATTAATATGTTACTATATCAACTTATCAAGTAGGTGTTTAGATGCTGCAGAACTAAAACAAGAATCCGATTCTCATTTTATAAGTCGCAATAATCATATTAGGGCTGtccaaaaagctcgcggctcggagctcgctcggatttagctcggaaaaagctcgctcgatatggctcggtttgaaagtgagccgagccggctcggcacggttagaaagtgagcctagctcggctcggctcgtgacgagctaaattggctcggtttggctcgcttggtagctcggctcggcttagctcgaattattttacttatactatattttatttttatatacatataatatattacaaaaaagtgattattatttacatgtatttagaCTTGTAGCTTGATATCTATGacatatttaaaggttgattgccgtgctaatgaacaaatattgcatttacttgaaatataaaacttattttgcgttgttgaacgtgattttggctcataatgtattaggttgaacttattttgaatatgttcttttgaagtattgaataatattttagaatactgaattttgagagctacgtattaacttttatttttaaaatcgagccaaaccaagccgagccgagccagcttggtttaaaaccaagccgagcccgagcttagattttcagctcggtttcaaatccgagccgagccgagccagctcggtttataatcgagccgagcccaagcttgccctagctcggcttggctcggctaggctcatgaacagccctagGGCTCACCCTTTGTGCCTTGAACCTTTAACTACTATGATAGAGAACTGCATATGCTCATATGTAATactgatatatatatagtggaagaAAGAAAGGGAGGGGGTTATGTTGTTGCATGACCGCCGTACGTATCATAACTAAAGCATA of Helianthus annuus cultivar XRQ/B chromosome 1, HanXRQr2.0-SUNRISE, whole genome shotgun sequence contains these proteins:
- the LOC110871633 gene encoding long-chain-alcohol oxidase FAO2 isoform X2, translated to MMKRYPADPVFFLRVILILLSTKLGTLLICGFICLDTKWPFIHSFSDLDVNKREKILQRWSNTHKSLIPMRIVFVMVKLMCFFIFFSLTNENSENPSWEAIGYDGKRPNDGPVKPRKERPLDKGVVETEKESDATFMELVKSKGLEVKDSEDGFYDIECDVVIVGSGCGGGVAAAVLASAGHKVVVVEKGHYYVPEDYSLLEGPSMNELYENGGLLSTLDGKITIFAGSTVGGGSAVNWSAAIKTPDDVLDEWAVEKKIPMFGTLDYRSAMEVVCERIGVTQNCKEEGFQNNVLRRGCENLGLMVETIPQNASENHYCGSCCYGCKTGDKKGTDSTWLVDAVENRAVIFTGCKAERFVFEEKDSRKRCRGVLATAESSTITRKLRIRARVTVSAAGSLLTPPLMLSSGLTNRHIGRNLHVHPVLLAWGYFPPVPGTPSGKCYEGGIITSLHKVKSAGEQSNHAIVEAASMGPASFAAMFPWVSGADMKNDLLKYPRITKLFSLVRDQSSGQVREEGKITYRLNDIDKENLRVGLRQALRILVAAGAEEVGTFRNDGQRIKSKGIKSSDLEEFLDTVTAPGGPKSRVEKWTVYCSAHQMGSCRMGCNEDEGGVDGNGESWEAKGLFVCDGSLLPTALGVNPMITIESTAYCVSKKICQALEKGKFSD
- the LOC110871633 gene encoding long-chain-alcohol oxidase FAO2 isoform X1: MAQEGGGHPLLRGGTKQRKYHHGLSSSQIRSLAAICEAFIPPISPHPDLKSNPNQAVRSFYSASGSQYPIPQEVAERMMKRYPADPVFFLRVILILLSTKLGTLLICGFICLDTKWPFIHSFSDLDVNKREKILQRWSNTHKSLIPMRIVFVMVKLMCFFIFFSLTNENSENPSWEAIGYDGKRPNDGPVKPRKERPLDKGVVETEKESDATFMELVKSKGLEVKDSEDGFYDIECDVVIVGSGCGGGVAAAVLASAGHKVVVVEKGHYYVPEDYSLLEGPSMNELYENGGLLSTLDGKITIFAGSTVGGGSAVNWSAAIKTPDDVLDEWAVEKKIPMFGTLDYRSAMEVVCERIGVTQNCKEEGFQNNVLRRGCENLGLMVETIPQNASENHYCGSCCYGCKTGDKKGTDSTWLVDAVENRAVIFTGCKAERFVFEEKDSRKRCRGVLATAESSTITRKLRIRARVTVSAAGSLLTPPLMLSSGLTNRHIGRNLHVHPVLLAWGYFPPVPGTPSGKCYEGGIITSLHKVKSAGEQSNHAIVEAASMGPASFAAMFPWVSGADMKNDLLKYPRITKLFSLVRDQSSGQVREEGKITYRLNDIDKENLRVGLRQALRILVAAGAEEVGTFRNDGQRIKSKGIKSSDLEEFLDTVTAPGGPKSRVEKWTVYCSAHQMGSCRMGCNEDEGGVDGNGESWEAKGLFVCDGSLLPTALGVNPMITIESTAYCVSKKICQALEKGKFSD